In Sphingomonas phyllosphaerae, one DNA window encodes the following:
- a CDS encoding dihydroxy-acid dehydratase family protein — MTAPHDPTTLRSRAWFDNPANIDMTALYLERYLNFGLTLEELRSGKPIIGIAQTGSDLSPCNRHHLVLAERVREGVREMGGIVLEFPVHPIQETGKRPTAGLDRNLAYLGLVEVLYGYPLDGVVLTIGCDKTTPACLMAAATVNIPAIALSVGPMLNGWHKGERTGSGTIVWKARQLLAAGEIDDAEFIRLVASSAPSTGYCNTMGTATTMNSLAEALGMSLPGSAAIPAPYRDRQEVAYLTGKRIVEMVAEDLKPSDILTKDAFHNAIKVNSAIGGSTNAPIHLAALARHVGVELPIKDWETEGHKVPLLVNLQPAGEYLGEDYYRAGGVPAVVNQLIEQGLIAEDALTVNGKTMGDNCRGVAIEDEKVIRPYDAPLKEEAGFIVLSGNLFDAAVMKTSVISPEFRDRYLSNPDDPEAFEGPAVVFDGPEDYHARIDDPATGITPETLLFMRGAGPIGYPGAAEVVNMRPPAYLITEGVHALPCIGDGRQSGTSGSPSILNASPEAAAMGGLALLKTGDRVRVDLGKGTANVLIPEAELAERRAALEAAGGYAYPASQTPWQEIQRAVVGQMSTGAILEGAEKYQRIAQTMGLPRDNH, encoded by the coding sequence ATGACCGCCCCCCACGATCCGACGACGCTGCGCAGCCGTGCGTGGTTCGACAATCCGGCGAACATCGACATGACGGCGCTGTATCTGGAGCGCTACCTGAACTTCGGGCTGACGCTGGAGGAACTGCGCTCGGGCAAGCCGATCATCGGCATCGCGCAGACCGGCTCGGACCTGTCGCCCTGCAACCGCCACCATCTGGTGCTGGCGGAGCGGGTGCGCGAGGGCGTGCGCGAGATGGGCGGGATCGTGCTGGAATTCCCGGTGCATCCGATCCAGGAAACCGGCAAGCGTCCGACCGCCGGGCTCGACCGCAACCTGGCGTATCTCGGGCTGGTCGAGGTGCTGTACGGCTATCCGCTCGACGGCGTGGTGCTGACGATCGGCTGCGACAAGACGACCCCGGCGTGCCTGATGGCGGCGGCGACGGTCAACATTCCCGCGATCGCCTTGTCGGTCGGGCCGATGCTGAATGGCTGGCACAAGGGCGAGCGCACCGGCTCGGGCACGATCGTCTGGAAGGCGCGGCAGCTGCTCGCGGCCGGCGAAATCGACGATGCCGAGTTCATCCGGCTGGTGGCGTCGTCGGCGCCGTCGACCGGCTATTGCAACACGATGGGCACCGCGACGACGATGAACTCGCTCGCCGAAGCGCTCGGCATGTCGCTGCCCGGCTCGGCGGCGATCCCGGCGCCGTATCGCGACCGGCAGGAGGTCGCGTATCTCACCGGCAAGCGGATCGTCGAGATGGTCGCCGAGGATCTCAAGCCTTCGGACATTTTGACGAAGGACGCCTTCCACAACGCGATCAAGGTCAATTCCGCGATCGGCGGATCGACCAACGCGCCGATCCACCTCGCGGCGCTCGCGCGCCACGTCGGGGTCGAGCTGCCGATCAAGGACTGGGAAACCGAGGGGCACAAGGTGCCGCTGCTGGTCAATCTGCAGCCGGCCGGCGAGTATCTGGGCGAGGATTATTATCGCGCAGGCGGCGTGCCGGCGGTGGTCAACCAGCTGATCGAACAGGGGCTGATCGCCGAGGATGCGCTGACCGTCAACGGCAAGACCATGGGCGACAATTGCCGCGGCGTGGCGATCGAGGACGAGAAGGTGATCCGCCCGTATGACGCGCCGCTGAAGGAAGAGGCCGGGTTCATCGTGCTGTCGGGCAATCTCTTCGACGCCGCGGTGATGAAGACCAGCGTGATTTCGCCGGAGTTCCGCGACCGTTACCTGTCGAACCCCGACGACCCCGAGGCGTTCGAGGGGCCGGCGGTGGTGTTCGACGGGCCGGAGGATTACCACGCGCGGATCGACGATCCCGCGACCGGGATCACGCCCGAGACGTTGCTGTTCATGCGCGGCGCCGGCCCGATCGGCTATCCGGGCGCGGCCGAGGTCGTCAACATGCGCCCGCCGGCCTATCTGATCACCGAGGGCGTCCATGCGCTGCCGTGCATTGGCGACGGACGGCAATCGGGGACGAGCGGCTCGCCGTCGATCCTCAACGCCTCGCCGGAAGCGGCGGCGATGGGTGGGCTGGCGCTGCTCAAGACCGGCGACCGGGTGCGGGTCGATCTCGGCAAGGGCACGGCGAACGTGCTGATCCCGGAGGCGGAACTGGCGGAGCGGCGCGCGGCGCTGGAGGCGGCGGGCGGCTATGCCTATCCGGCCTCGCAGACGCCGTGGCAGGAGATCCAGCGCGCGGTCGTCGGGCAGATGAGCACCGGCGCGATCCTCGAGGGTGCCGAGAAGTACCAGCGCATCGCGCAGACCATGGGACTGCCGCGCGATAATCACTGA
- a CDS encoding galactose mutarotase — protein MALAGVLASSSALAATAERAAFGTLPDGTAIEAVTLKGSNGVSARIMTLGATLQSFNAPDRNGKVADITLGYDDAASYVTNPNFWGQTVGRYANRIAGGKFTIDGKAYQLPLNDKTNSLHGGTKGFDKYIWRITSVKSGPQASVTMVITSPAGDQGYPGTLQVSATYSLDDKGALTIDLDAKTDAATVVNLTNHALFDLAGEGSSAGIYPQLLTIPAARYTPVNAALIPTGELAPVAGTVFDFTKPRAIGQSVRDGSDAQIVIGRGYDHNFALDKGATKEPGLAARVEDPASGRVLEVLTTEPGVQFYSGNFIDGTFVGKQRHVYRMGDGFALEPQKFPNTPNQPSFGSARVDPGKPYHHRMVYRVSVAR, from the coding sequence ATGGCGCTGGCGGGTGTTTTGGCGAGCTCTTCGGCGCTGGCCGCAACGGCGGAGCGCGCCGCGTTCGGCACCTTGCCCGACGGGACCGCGATCGAGGCGGTGACGCTGAAGGGCAGCAACGGCGTCAGCGCGCGGATCATGACGCTCGGCGCGACGCTCCAGTCGTTCAACGCGCCGGACCGCAACGGCAAGGTCGCCGATATCACGCTCGGCTATGACGATGCCGCCAGCTACGTCACCAATCCCAATTTCTGGGGCCAGACCGTCGGCCGCTACGCCAACCGGATCGCGGGCGGCAAGTTCACGATCGACGGCAAGGCCTATCAGCTGCCGCTCAACGACAAGACCAACTCGCTGCACGGCGGCACCAAGGGCTTCGACAAATATATCTGGCGGATCACCTCGGTGAAGTCGGGCCCGCAGGCGAGCGTGACGATGGTCATCACCAGTCCGGCGGGCGATCAGGGCTATCCCGGCACGCTGCAGGTGTCGGCGACCTACAGCCTCGACGACAAGGGCGCGCTGACCATCGACCTCGACGCGAAGACCGATGCCGCGACGGTCGTCAACCTGACCAACCATGCGCTCTTTGATCTGGCGGGCGAGGGCTCGTCGGCGGGCATCTACCCGCAATTGCTGACGATCCCGGCGGCGCGCTACACCCCCGTCAACGCGGCGCTGATCCCGACCGGGGAGCTGGCGCCGGTGGCCGGCACGGTATTCGACTTCACCAAGCCGCGCGCGATCGGGCAGAGCGTGCGCGACGGCAGCGACGCGCAGATCGTGATCGGGCGCGGCTACGACCATAATTTCGCGCTCGACAAGGGCGCGACCAAGGAGCCCGGGCTGGCGGCGCGCGTCGAGGACCCCGCGTCGGGGCGCGTGCTCGAGGTGCTGACCACCGAGCCGGGCGTGCAATTCTATTCCGGCAACTTCATCGACGGCACGTTTGTCGGCAAGCAGCGCCACGTGTATCGCATGGGCGACGGCTTCGCGCTGGAGCCGCAGAAATTCCCGAATACCCCGAACCAGCCGTCGTTCGGTTCGGCGCGGGTCGATCCGGGTAAGCCCTATCATCACCGCATGGTGTACCGCGTCTCGGTGGCGCGCTGA
- a CDS encoding DUF4336 domain-containing protein: MDRNTKIALGGAAVAAGAVAWLAARERRSDAPASYPPLDVLKPFGKDVWIVDSGPMIASGLSLPIRMTVLRLPDRSLMLHSPTRFTPALAAALAELGVVRHLIAPNIAHWTRLPGWQRAYPKALLWAAPGLGARGQVERSGLRIDRELGAVPPPEWADAVDQGLIAGAAGFNEVWFHHRASRTLVLTDVVQHMEPERLPPITALIARLSGGAWGTTPRYLRPVLRFGGRDLRAAVATLVALAPERVVFAHGRPFTEDAAGQLRRALAWAE; the protein is encoded by the coding sequence ATGGACCGCAACACCAAGATCGCGCTGGGCGGCGCAGCGGTCGCCGCCGGGGCGGTCGCCTGGCTGGCGGCGCGCGAACGCCGCAGCGACGCCCCCGCCAGCTACCCGCCGCTCGACGTGCTAAAGCCGTTCGGCAAGGATGTTTGGATCGTCGACAGCGGTCCGATGATCGCTTCCGGCCTGTCGCTGCCGATCCGCATGACGGTGCTGCGGCTGCCCGACCGCTCGCTGATGCTGCACTCACCGACCCGCTTCACCCCGGCGCTGGCGGCGGCGCTCGCCGAGCTGGGCGTGGTGCGGCACCTGATCGCGCCCAATATCGCGCACTGGACGCGGCTGCCGGGGTGGCAGCGCGCCTATCCCAAGGCGCTGTTGTGGGCCGCGCCGGGGCTCGGCGCGCGCGGGCAGGTGGAGCGCAGCGGGTTGCGGATCGACCGCGAACTGGGCGCGGTCCCCCCGCCCGAATGGGCCGATGCGGTCGACCAGGGGCTGATCGCGGGCGCGGCCGGGTTCAACGAAGTGTGGTTCCACCATCGCGCCTCACGCACGTTGGTCCTTACCGACGTCGTCCAGCATATGGAGCCGGAGCGGCTGCCGCCGATCACCGCCCTCATCGCGCGGCTGAGCGGCGGGGCATGGGGGACGACGCCGCGCTATCTGCGCCCGGTGCTGCGCTTCGGCGGGCGCGACCTGCGCGCGGCGGTGGCGACATTGGTCGCGCTCGCGCCCGAGCGGGTGGTGTTCGCGCACGGCCGGCCCTTCACCGAAGACGCCGCCGGGCAATTGCGCCGCGCGCTCGCCTGGGCCGAGTAA
- a CDS encoding 8-amino-7-oxononanoate synthase, protein MQLVAQRAHLSALADAGRLRTLAPRRGVDLSSNDYLALSTAPRLVAAAQAALARGVALGSGGSRLLRGNDAEHEALEAEAASFFGAEAALSFGSGYAANTALLSSVPQPGDLIVYDALVHASMHDGMRLGRAPCVAAAHGDPRAADDAIAAWRAGGGTGTPWIAVESLYSMDGDLTDVAAYLAVADRYDAMLVVDEAHATGVWGARGRGVAEPWHGRANLVTLNTFGKALGCEGAVLCGPALVRDFLVARARPFIFSTAPSPLGAAVARESLRVVVDEPDRRARLHALIEAARRHLSPLGARVESQIVPLVIGDDREAMRVASAVQAAGFDVRGIRPPTVPAGTARLRIALTLHVTEAEIAALADVLRELLP, encoded by the coding sequence ATGCAGCTTGTCGCCCAACGCGCCCATCTCTCCGCGCTCGCCGATGCCGGACGCCTGCGCACGCTGGCGCCGCGGCGTGGCGTCGACCTGTCCTCGAACGATTATCTCGCGCTGTCGACCGCGCCGCGGCTGGTCGCGGCGGCGCAGGCGGCACTGGCGCGCGGCGTCGCGCTCGGCTCGGGCGGGTCGCGGCTGTTGCGCGGCAACGACGCCGAGCATGAGGCGCTGGAGGCGGAGGCGGCGAGCTTCTTCGGCGCGGAGGCGGCGCTGTCGTTCGGCTCGGGCTATGCCGCGAACACCGCGTTGCTGTCGTCGGTGCCGCAGCCGGGCGACCTGATCGTTTACGACGCCTTGGTCCATGCGAGTATGCACGACGGGATGCGGCTTGGCCGCGCGCCCTGCGTCGCGGCGGCGCATGGCGACCCGCGGGCCGCCGATGACGCGATCGCGGCGTGGCGCGCGGGCGGCGGCACCGGCACGCCGTGGATCGCGGTCGAAAGCCTCTACAGCATGGACGGTGACCTGACCGACGTCGCCGCCTATCTGGCGGTGGCCGACCGGTACGACGCGATGCTGGTCGTCGACGAGGCGCACGCGACCGGTGTGTGGGGCGCGCGCGGGCGCGGCGTGGCGGAGCCGTGGCACGGGCGCGCTAATCTCGTCACGCTCAATACCTTCGGCAAGGCGCTGGGCTGCGAGGGCGCGGTGCTGTGCGGGCCGGCGCTGGTGCGCGACTTTCTCGTGGCGCGCGCGCGGCCGTTCATCTTCTCGACCGCGCCGTCGCCGCTCGGCGCGGCGGTGGCGCGCGAGAGCCTGCGCGTCGTCGTCGACGAACCCGACCGGCGCGCAAGGCTCCATGCGCTGATCGAGGCGGCGCGGCGGCATCTGTCGCCGCTCGGCGCGCGCGTCGAGTCGCAGATCGTGCCGCTGGTGATCGGCGACGATCGCGAGGCGATGCGCGTCGCGTCAGCGGTGCAGGCCGCTGGGTTCGACGTGCGCGGCATCCGTCCGCCGACCGTCCCTGCGGGGACCGCGCGGCTGCGGATCGCGCTGACGCTCCATGTCACCGAAGCGGAGATCGCCGCGCTGGCGGATGTGTTAAGGGAGCTATTGCCATGA
- a CDS encoding sugar MFS transporter produces MPGYGRALTLLASLFFMWGFITVINNTLLPHLRSVFDLNYTQTTLIESVWFIAYFFASIPAAKLIERIGYQKSLVVGLLIMAAGALGMVLAASLPSYGVTLVMLFVIASGITLLQVAANPYVAVIGPAETASSRLNLVQALNSAGTMLAPLFGAYLILGRSKGGTAATGTVLTEAERLADAQSVVLPYVLVAIVLVVLAVVIARFPLPAMGSSTSRVAKEDRKNHSLWKHRNLVFGIPAIFIYLIAEIGVANLFVNFVSQPQIANVTAEQAGRYLTLLWGGMMVGRFAGSAIMQRIPAETVLAAFSIGAFVVMLITVFTTGPVAMWALISVGLFHSIMFPTIFTLGIKGLGPLTEEGSGLLIMAIAGGALVVVQGKLADAYGLQPSFLLTAACELYILFYALWGAKATNALPDVPVEETVH; encoded by the coding sequence ATGCCCGGCTATGGCCGCGCGCTGACGCTGCTCGCCAGCCTGTTCTTCATGTGGGGGTTCATCACCGTCATCAACAACACGCTGCTGCCGCACCTGCGCAGCGTGTTCGACCTGAACTACACGCAGACGACGCTGATCGAAAGCGTCTGGTTCATCGCCTATTTCTTCGCCTCGATCCCCGCCGCCAAGCTGATCGAGCGGATCGGCTATCAGAAGTCGCTGGTCGTCGGGCTGCTCATCATGGCCGCCGGTGCCTTGGGCATGGTGCTCGCCGCCAGCCTGCCGAGCTATGGCGTGACGCTGGTGATGCTGTTCGTGATCGCCAGCGGCATCACGCTGCTGCAGGTCGCCGCCAACCCCTATGTCGCGGTGATCGGCCCGGCGGAAACCGCCTCGTCGCGGCTCAATCTGGTGCAGGCGCTCAATTCAGCCGGAACGATGCTCGCGCCGCTGTTCGGTGCCTATCTCATTCTGGGTCGCTCGAAGGGCGGCACCGCGGCGACGGGAACGGTGCTGACCGAGGCCGAACGGCTCGCCGACGCGCAGTCGGTCGTCCTGCCCTATGTGCTGGTCGCGATCGTGCTGGTCGTGCTCGCCGTCGTTATCGCGCGCTTCCCGCTGCCGGCGATGGGTTCGTCGACGAGCCGCGTCGCCAAGGAGGACCGCAAGAACCATTCGCTGTGGAAGCACCGCAATCTGGTGTTCGGCATTCCGGCGATCTTCATCTACCTGATCGCCGAAATCGGCGTCGCCAATTTGTTCGTGAACTTCGTCAGCCAGCCGCAGATCGCCAACGTCACCGCCGAACAGGCCGGTCGTTATCTGACGCTGCTGTGGGGCGGGATGATGGTCGGGCGCTTCGCGGGTTCGGCGATCATGCAGCGCATCCCGGCGGAGACGGTGCTCGCCGCTTTCTCGATCGGCGCGTTCGTGGTCATGCTCATCACCGTCTTCACGACCGGGCCGGTCGCGATGTGGGCGCTGATCTCGGTCGGGCTGTTCCACTCGATCATGTTCCCGACGATCTTCACGCTCGGCATCAAGGGGCTGGGGCCGCTCACCGAGGAAGGTTCGGGGCTGCTCATCATGGCGATCGCCGGCGGTGCGCTGGTGGTGGTGCAGGGCAAGCTGGCCGACGCTTATGGCTTGCAACCGTCGTTCCTGCTGACCGCGGCGTGCGAGCTGTACATTCTCTTCTATGCTTTGTGGGGCGCCAAGGCGACCAACGCGCTGCCCGACGTGCCGGTTGAAGAGACGGTGCACTAA
- the maiA gene encoding maleylacetoacetate isomerase, which translates to MTETPDVPLLHGYFRSTAAWRVRIALKLKQVAWRDCFHHLRHGGQRAPDYLRVNPQGLVPALEWDGAVLTQSLAICEYLDERIPDLPLLPADPVARAQVRAFAEVIACDTHPVQNLRVLQRLRAAGLDEAAVSGWARDTIADGLAACDALLADKQGPCCFGTQVTLADLCLVPQLFNARRFGVELVWPRLLAVEAKCLALPAFADAAPERQPDAE; encoded by the coding sequence ATGACCGAGACGCCTGACGTGCCGCTGCTCCACGGCTATTTCCGCTCGACCGCCGCCTGGCGGGTGCGGATCGCGCTCAAGCTCAAGCAGGTGGCGTGGCGCGATTGTTTCCACCACCTTCGTCACGGGGGACAGCGCGCGCCCGATTACCTTCGCGTCAACCCGCAAGGATTGGTGCCGGCGCTCGAATGGGACGGCGCGGTGCTGACGCAGAGCCTCGCGATCTGCGAATATCTCGATGAGCGCATCCCAGATTTGCCGCTGCTCCCCGCCGATCCGGTCGCGCGCGCGCAGGTGCGGGCGTTCGCTGAGGTGATCGCGTGCGACACGCACCCGGTGCAGAATTTGCGCGTGCTGCAACGTTTGCGCGCCGCCGGGCTCGACGAGGCGGCGGTCAGCGGCTGGGCGCGCGACACGATCGCCGACGGGCTCGCCGCGTGCGACGCGCTGCTCGCGGACAAGCAGGGGCCGTGTTGCTTCGGTACGCAGGTGACGCTCGCCGATCTGTGTCTGGTCCCGCAATTGTTCAATGCGCGGCGGTTCGGAGTCGAGCTGGTCTGGCCGCGCTTGCTGGCGGTCGAGGCGAAGTGTCTCGCGCTGCCCGCGTTCGCCGATGCCGCGCCGGAGCGGCAGCCGGACGCAGAGTAG
- a CDS encoding adenosylmethionine--8-amino-7-oxononanoate transaminase — protein MSSVWHPFTQHGLRELIPCVVRGEGAVLHTADGRRVIDAISSWWVTTHGHAHPRIAAAIRAQAERLDQMIFAGWTHEPAEEVAAGLRAIMPPSLTRVFFSDSGSTSVEVALKMALGYWLARGDARHRILVMEHGYHGDTIGAMSVGQRGVFNRAYAPLLFDVETIPFPAAGAEQATLDALDRACAAGAAAFIVEPLVLGAGGMLFYSPDLLRQMREVCARHGVLFIADEVMTGWGRTGTLLACERAGIEPDILCLSKGLTGGALPLAVTMASEPIFDAHWSTDRAKMFFHSSSYTANPIACAAAAANLAIWREEPVLERVARLGNAQAARLATLGDIRNPRLLGTIAAFEIGAGEGYLSDLAPRLMAAFRERDVLLRPLGDTLYVMPPYCITDDELDRIYFAISDVVARHR, from the coding sequence GTGAGTTCGGTCTGGCATCCCTTCACCCAGCACGGGCTTCGCGAGCTGATCCCGTGCGTCGTCCGCGGCGAGGGCGCGGTGCTGCACACCGCCGACGGGCGGCGCGTGATCGATGCGATCTCGTCATGGTGGGTGACCACGCACGGCCATGCGCACCCACGGATCGCCGCCGCGATCCGCGCGCAGGCCGAGCGGCTCGACCAGATGATCTTCGCGGGCTGGACGCACGAGCCCGCCGAGGAGGTCGCCGCCGGGCTGCGCGCAATCATGCCGCCGTCGCTGACTCGGGTGTTTTTCTCCGATTCGGGATCGACCAGCGTCGAAGTCGCCTTGAAGATGGCGCTCGGCTACTGGCTGGCACGGGGCGACGCGCGCCACCGCATCCTCGTCATGGAACATGGCTATCACGGTGACACGATCGGCGCGATGTCGGTCGGGCAGCGCGGGGTGTTTAACCGCGCCTATGCGCCGCTGCTGTTCGACGTCGAGACGATCCCGTTCCCGGCGGCGGGCGCGGAACAGGCGACGCTCGACGCGCTCGATCGTGCGTGCGCGGCGGGTGCGGCGGCGTTCATCGTCGAGCCTTTGGTGCTCGGCGCGGGCGGGATGCTGTTTTACTCGCCCGACCTGCTGCGGCAGATGCGCGAGGTCTGCGCGCGGCACGGCGTGCTGTTCATCGCCGACGAGGTGATGACCGGCTGGGGCCGCACCGGCACGTTGCTGGCGTGCGAGCGGGCGGGGATCGAGCCCGACATCCTGTGTCTGTCCAAGGGGCTGACCGGCGGCGCGCTGCCGCTGGCGGTGACGATGGCGAGCGAGCCGATCTTCGACGCGCATTGGTCGACCGATCGCGCGAAGATGTTCTTCCACTCATCGAGCTACACCGCCAACCCGATCGCCTGCGCCGCCGCCGCCGCCAATCTCGCGATCTGGCGCGAGGAGCCGGTGCTGGAGCGCGTCGCGCGGCTGGGCAACGCGCAGGCGGCGCGGCTGGCGACGCTGGGCGACATCCGCAACCCGCGCCTGCTGGGGACGATCGCGGCGTTCGAGATCGGCGCGGGCGAGGGGTATCTCTCCGATCTCGCACCGCGGCTGATGGCGGCGTTCCGCGAACGCGACGTGCTGCTGCGCCCGCTCGGCGACACGCTCTACGTCATGCCGCCCTATTGCATCACCGACGACGAACTCGACCGCATCTATTTCGCCATTTCGGACGTAGTCGCGCGCCACCGATAA
- a CDS encoding SMP-30/gluconolactonase/LRE family protein — translation MTEVRTLWRGAATLGEGPAWDPIQKVLWFVDIKQQRVHRYDPVSGEVAAWAAPAQIGWVLPGAGGMLLAGLQTGLARFDPDTGEFSHLAEVEPELPGNRLNDATVAQDGSVYFGSMDDGESAITGRVHRWDGQQVTTTAIDAVAITNGPGLSPDGATLYHVDTLGGVIHAVALSPDGTTGAARVFATIDPADGHPDGVTVDSGGNVWVGLWGGWCARCYAPDGTLRREVKLPAANITKIALGGPDLKTAFATSARKGLDDAALADQPDAGGLFAFEVEIAGQPLPPARLG, via the coding sequence ATGACCGAAGTGCGGACGTTGTGGCGCGGTGCGGCAACCCTTGGGGAGGGGCCGGCGTGGGACCCGATCCAGAAAGTATTGTGGTTCGTCGACATCAAGCAACAGCGCGTTCACCGCTACGATCCCGTCTCCGGCGAGGTCGCCGCCTGGGCGGCGCCGGCGCAGATCGGCTGGGTGCTGCCTGGCGCGGGTGGGATGCTGCTGGCCGGATTGCAGACAGGGCTTGCGCGCTTCGACCCCGACACCGGCGAGTTCTCGCATCTCGCCGAGGTGGAGCCGGAGCTGCCGGGCAATCGCCTCAACGACGCGACGGTCGCGCAGGACGGGTCGGTCTATTTCGGGTCGATGGATGATGGCGAAAGCGCGATCACCGGGCGCGTCCATCGCTGGGACGGGCAGCAGGTGACGACCACCGCGATCGACGCTGTCGCGATCACCAACGGCCCCGGCCTCTCGCCTGACGGCGCGACGCTCTATCATGTCGATACGCTGGGCGGGGTGATCCATGCCGTCGCGCTGTCGCCGGACGGGACGACCGGCGCGGCGCGGGTCTTTGCGACGATCGACCCGGCCGACGGCCACCCTGACGGGGTGACGGTCGACTCGGGCGGCAACGTCTGGGTCGGACTGTGGGGCGGGTGGTGCGCGCGCTGCTATGCGCCCGACGGCACGCTGCGGCGGGAAGTGAAGCTGCCCGCCGCCAATATCACCAAGATCGCGCTCGGCGGCCCGGACCTCAAGACCGCCTTCGCGACGAGCGCGCGCAAGGGACTCGACGACGCCGCGCTCGCCGACCAGCCCGATGCGGGCGGATTGTTCGCGTTCGAGGTCGAGATCGCCGGCCAGCCTCTCCCGCCCGCTCGGCTCGGCTGA
- a CDS encoding FadR/GntR family transcriptional regulator — translation MERSERRGPAHVTIARDLGVAIVTGRHPASVTLPGELELAEQFGVSRSVIRESLRMLSAKGLVESRPKAGTRVRDRAHWNLLDPDMLAWMFEGAPSLDFVRSLFQLRMIVEPAAAELAALQRSAAELSRMGHALEIMAAHGLRTQEGQSADQRFHATILHATRNELLVSLSSSIAAAVRWTTFFKYRTPAHYQDPMPLHRALFEAIANGDGAGARAVTERLIGQAQRDTEMALAA, via the coding sequence GTGGAGAGAAGCGAGCGGCGTGGGCCGGCGCATGTGACGATCGCGCGCGATCTGGGCGTCGCGATCGTCACCGGACGACATCCCGCCAGCGTCACGCTGCCCGGCGAGCTGGAGCTGGCCGAGCAATTCGGCGTCTCGCGCAGCGTGATCCGCGAATCGCTGCGGATGCTGAGCGCCAAGGGGCTGGTCGAAAGCCGGCCGAAGGCGGGAACGCGGGTCCGCGACCGCGCGCACTGGAATTTGCTCGACCCCGACATGCTGGCGTGGATGTTCGAGGGCGCGCCGTCGCTCGATTTCGTGCGCAGCCTCTTCCAGTTGCGGATGATCGTCGAACCCGCTGCCGCCGAGCTGGCCGCGCTTCAGCGCAGCGCCGCCGAGCTGTCGCGAATGGGTCATGCGCTGGAGATCATGGCGGCGCACGGGCTGCGCACGCAGGAGGGGCAGAGCGCCGACCAGCGTTTCCACGCAACGATCCTGCACGCGACCCGCAACGAGCTGCTGGTCAGCCTGTCGAGCAGCATCGCCGCGGCGGTGCGCTGGACGACGTTCTTCAAATACCGGACGCCCGCGCACTATCAGGACCCGATGCCGCTTCACCGCGCCTTGTTCGAGGCGATCGCCAATGGCGACGGCGCGGGTGCGCGCGCGGTGACCGAACGGCTGATCGGACAGGCGCAGCGCGACACCGAGATGGCGCTAGCGGCGTGA
- the bioD gene encoding dethiobiotin synthase, translating to MSGTIVVTGTDTDVGKTVFAAALTVALGARYWKPVQAGLADGSDAGSVVQLGVDATRVVPEAYRLATPCSPHRAAEIDGVTIDPARLALPAGDGPLVVEGAGGVLVPLTRDWSFADQAAAWGQPVVLVARTALGTINHSLLSIEALRARGVPLLGIAFIGEPVEDSETVIAEIGQVRRLGRLPRLADLNAATLAGAFADNFNVEDFR from the coding sequence ATGAGCGGGACGATCGTCGTCACCGGGACCGACACCGACGTCGGCAAGACGGTGTTCGCCGCCGCGCTGACCGTCGCGCTCGGCGCGCGTTACTGGAAGCCGGTGCAGGCCGGGCTGGCGGACGGCAGCGACGCGGGCAGCGTCGTGCAACTCGGCGTCGACGCGACGCGGGTGGTGCCAGAGGCGTATCGGCTCGCAACACCCTGCTCGCCGCACCGCGCCGCCGAGATCGATGGCGTGACGATCGACCCCGCGCGGCTCGCGCTGCCTGCGGGGGACGGGCCGCTGGTCGTCGAGGGCGCGGGCGGGGTGCTGGTGCCGCTGACCCGCGACTGGTCGTTCGCCGATCAGGCGGCGGCGTGGGGGCAGCCGGTCGTGCTGGTCGCGCGCACCGCGCTCGGCACGATCAACCACAGCCTGTTGTCGATCGAGGCGCTGCGCGCGCGCGGCGTGCCGCTGCTGGGCATCGCGTTCATCGGCGAACCGGTCGAGGACAGCGAGACGGTGATCGCCGAGATCGGCCAGGTTCGGCGGCTCGGGCGGCTGCCGCGCCTCGCCGACCTGAACGCTGCGACGCTCGCCGGTGCCTTCGCCGACAATTTTAATGTCGAGGATTTCCGGTGA